The Clarias gariepinus isolate MV-2021 ecotype Netherlands chromosome 26, CGAR_prim_01v2, whole genome shotgun sequence sequence gcaggacattcactaggtcccccatgtggttctggggttttgttgttcttgtaatctttttgaccccatggggtgagatcttgcatggagccccagatcgagggagattatcagtggtcttgtatggcTTCCATTTTccaataattgctcccacagttgatttctacacaccaagctgcttacctattgcagattcagtcttcccagcctggtgcaggtctacaattttgtttctggtgtcctttgacagctctttggtcttggccatagtggaatTTAGAGTGTGGCTGTTTGAGGTTGTAGACAGGTGTCTTTTAGACATGATAACAGATGCTATTAATGCAGGTAATGAGTGAAGGATAGAGgtgcctcttaaagaagaagttacaggtctgtgagagccagaaatcttgcttgtttgtaggtgtccaaatacttaggctattttccaccataatttgcaaataaattcttttaaaatcttacaatgtgattttctggattttgatgaaaattacaggcctgtcTCATCTggaagtgggagaacttgcacaactggtggctgactaaatactgtacgtatgtacagtggaaccttggattgcgatcataatttgttccaaagggtgggctcgtattccaaaacactcgtaaaccaaatttaatttttcatggtgtcaaattacgtgcgcgcacacacataatgacagGCTGAGGAggaaaatgaatttttaatcttctaataaaaaaagtaaacataaatCCCGACAGGGGACAGAGGGGACAGAGGGAGaaaatgtgtgcatgcatgttgattataccagtgagagatgcaCGCGAAGACCctgcaggggagacaattacccacctccgcagcacaagagagaaaaaccattggcttagctgtgatcacatgacgctcggcgtcaaaacaagaaccgcatgcgtgatacatgatactcggtattcgtaaaccaagacttgctcgtttttcaagtcaaaatttattaaaaatctttgctcgtcttgcggaacactcgcaatatatatatatatatatatatatatatatatatatatatatatatatatattctttttttatggcCTTTAAACTTTTCAGAATAGAAATTCCTGTATTTCCTGTGGAACTGTTTCAACACTAGTGAGTGCCACTCACCTTTCATCAGCAGTCTTGTTGAATTTCTCCAACTCCCATGTCCTGTTTGGTGCGTAGTCCCACTCCACCTCTTCAGCAGCCAAGTAGAAATACACATCAGGATGAAAGGTTGTAACCTTTGAATCAGGGTTCGCTTTGCAGGGTTTAACAGTGTACAGCTGCCTCATACCACCGCGGTAGTTAGAAGTTGTCAGACAGCTTAGCTCAAAAGCACCTAAACCAAACAGCAAACATCATTCCTTTAACAGGACGTATCAATACACAGTATATTCtgagaaatatattttgttataaagTCACCTTAATATAACGCTATACACTAGgtcatattataaaaatatatatataatggtgTGTTAAATTTTCCGCACTCCAGTTATATGGAAACTCCCCCTGGCGACGCTCTTCCTTCAAAGTTACTGTCTCCATAATTACTGCTGAGCAGGTTTGAACATGTTTCATTTGGAACCCATTTGGGATTTGCATGAAAGAACAGCAGCGTGctgtgattagatttttttgtggtctgagggtgtgcCTGGTGCCattatttaagatttttgtGCAGCACGGAGAAAGTGTTTGCACATCTAAAAACAAATTTGAAACCGacactctaaggaaggtgaacaAAGACAATccttactggtgacgagacatggatttAACATGAGAACAAGCTATGTATTCAGTAGCtggttgtgggatttttttCTACTAATGTCGGTTTGATTAAATCATAATTATACTGCGACATCCTCTTTATTTAACTTGACTGACTAACCCATTTTTGGcaaataaaatcagtttggtCCATCCCTAAAACCTGTAATGGACTGACTGGACcagactatatacagtatgatgggCCAAACTAccataaacagcaaaaatgtCTATGGCAGGGGTGTCCAATCTTATCCAGAAAGGGCTGGTGTGGGTGCATTTTAACCAAACTTCTGCTTAGTTGGAATGAAAACCTGCAGAAAAGGCTGGAGAAGCTTGGCTCCACTGGTCTATGGTTAAAACATAGAACTCAACTATTAAAGGAGGAAACAAATAAACTACATTAATAGtgcaaaatttattacaattaaacTAACAGACTCttaatacaaatatagaaaaattatttttaaaataatagtttAGAATAAGTTCAGTTCCCGGAACAGTTATTATATACACCAGCACTTGAGATTTTTCATACTGACACTTAATACTCATTCGTTTGTTCATTTAATTCCAGTTGTATTTTTTGAATTAtacacatatattatattaccGTCATTATCAGGTTTCATGGAGATAGTGACACTGGAGTGCGGGAAGAGACTGAGTGTGTCACGGGTAGTGTTATCCAACTGAAACGTGTTTCCCTGGAAGTAAACGCCATGGAGATCCATTGAGCCCAACCCCATCAAATGCCAAACGACATGATCTCCCTCACACAAATCAAGATTGGGAAGGTTTCCATACATGAAGCCATTCACAGCTGAGagagagcaaacacacacatataagaTGATTGAAAAGTGTGATACAAAAtacctatatactgtatttacaaacTGAGTGTAATTATTCATAGTGTTAATGCTTACAGGGCATTTTATTGCTCTCCTGAAATACTTTGCTTTCCCGATCGGACTCATCATTACCGAACTCCTTAATATTATTTCCCAGATACCAGCTTTTATTCTCGTCCATCACAGTAAAGAGGAGGAAAAACTCTTTTTGCACCTCTGACCCTatatgctacacacacacacacacacacacacacacacacacacacaaaatcagcCTCTTGTCATAAACAGATGATAATCCCGCTCCAGAAAACTATAGAAAAcaacactgcctggccaaaaaaaggttGCCATTtcaaagggtcaaattattggcctgcatcaagcaaagaaaacaactacagTAAGGAGATTTGAAGTCACTGGAGTTGGGTAAATAAATCTTGCCATGTTGGGTAAATAAAACTTGCCCCAATGCTGTGTGTCTATAAGAAAAACAATTGttagtgaggctaatcagaaaaaaaggcttccatTTGCTAGAGAGAATAAAGATTGAACTTtagagcgatggaaaaaggtcatgtggcctAATGAGTTTAGATTGACCCTATTGCAGAGCGATGAGTGTGTTAGGGTAAAATAGgaagtggccactgtacaaatctctggaggcagtgttaaggtgatctggggttgcttcagttggtcaggtctagactcagcaatgttatgtggcaataaaatacgGAATTACCAGAGTATCACATCGATGGAGTTTCTCTTCCCTGATGGATTCAAATTATGAACGAGTGGTTCTGGGACCATGACGAATCATTTCTCACATGGTGAAGtgattaaatgaaattttaCAGTGGGCGAgttttttgaccaggcagtaTATAATACTGTAAGGAGAAGGTATGTTATGGTATAATTAgtcataaatgtttaatttcataAATGCTAGATGAAGCTATATGAATATAGACCCTCTAATTAGTGTTCCTAAAATATAAAAGCCTCTAATTAGCCTTTAAAAATGTCCTCGGGAATCCAGGCCAAAACATCTGATTGCTTGTTCTTTGTGTGTAAAGAGAAGACATGAATTATCCTTAATGTGCCTAGAAAATTAATGGAAATCTTTTGTAGAATGTAAACATCTCTAATTGCACAAAGTATTGActataattttttaacataagAACATTTTGACCTCCATCAGAGGTGCTGCTTTCTGCTTGTCAAGTATCATCTGGTAGTGGTTTAGAGGTTACTTGCTGTTTCCTGGAGTGCACTAAAGCtgctttttgacattttttgacgaattaaaaaaagtttaattcatGACAATGAGCTAACTTAAGACTTGTATGGGAGAGTACCTGTCGACCACTTTCATCCAGAACTCCTTTCTTGCACACTTGCAACGGTCCCACCAAACCAGAGTTAGTGTCCTTGACAGGATCTGTACCCGAGTAATACAAGTATGACAGGCAGGGCGGGTCACTGTCCGAGGGACCTTCTGTCACCCGCCAGCGATAGACAAACGTCTGCCCTGGTGCCACACTGGCCCCTGGTTTCTGAGAACCTGAGGAGTAAGATGTACGATTAGTTGCAGGACACTAAGATGTTGCATCCCGTTTCCAAACATGATATAAACATTTAGATAAGCTATAATATTTGCCTTTCCAAATGACCACCCCTCCCTTCTTCCTGACATACTTCTCATCATTCATGTCTAACTGCATGTCACACTGCCTGTGTACTTTCTTTAAATCAAGTACAGCTTTGTTTGTCTTACCATCCTGATACAAGACTCCTTCATAGGGTTTGTCATACGACACGCCATGAGGTTGCATGCTGAAGTTATAGTGTGCCTTATTTCGAAATGTCACCTCAATGACATCACCAGGTTCTCCCCTAATGACAGGACCTGTAAGTGCACACAATAGACAATAGACGTGAGTTACATGAGGTTCAATGTTGAAAAGTGAAATTACAACAATGTGTATTTCAAATgcaatgatttattttacatttttaattatatttatttatatttatagatatAAACCTAATTGAATTAGACTGAAACAAAGTAAGTCAAAATTAGCAATAGTCTACAATACTTTCTGCATTTGCATGATATAGACCACAGACCAAAAACCACAATGAAACtctatcatatcatatcattatTTGTACCGCTTATAAAAAAGGACATACAGTAGGGcacaaggtagggtacacccaTTACACAGCAAAagcacacatacttacacaccCATTCATACACTACGAGAAATTTAGAAACACTAATcagcctacactgcatgtcattggactgtggggggaaactgAGTTACCCAGAAAAACACTACTGCAAACTCATCACAAACTGGCAGCGAAATTCGAACCAAAGGCCCAGGAagtgcgaggcaacagtgcttaccactgTTCTGCCCATATCATATTCTTATCCAGAATGATAATATTTTAGAATGATAATATTGCAGCAaatcaaaaacaagaaaaaactggTAGAATGTTAAATTATAaggattaaaacaaaaacaaaatcactcAATCTCTTCTAAAATATTAGTATTATCAGCACTCGATTTAAACTTAAATGCTTAGAGAGTTTAATGGCATTCATGCTAGCAGAAAAGTAGTCCAGTATTAGCACCAGAATTACCACATACTTCCTGTATAATAGATTTACAAAACTGTTTATATTTACCCAGGATGCCTAGGTGATGTTCTGAACCACTTTGATCGATCTTGGAAGTAAATGTGCCATCGTGGTAGCCAATGTATCTGACCTTAGTGTAATTTCCTCCCAGCCTTCCTTCTTTTGTACTGAAGAATTCCTCAGAGTCACTGCGAAGATAGGAACAAtaatctgtatatatacacatttgcaGAAAAGCGTAAAGATTGGTCATGTTtaacaaaatactgtataataaatacatttccagCCAATTATTCAGCACATGCTCACAGAATATGTTTTCTGTGTGTACAGTCACCTGTCTGGTTCAGTTAGTGGTTTATTGGTCAGTCTGTTTATCCCTGATGGTGCGTAGTGCCAATATGTCTCCTCTGCTGCAATGTAGTAATGTCTAACATGACCAGAGGGCGCTGTGGGGGCAGCCTTGTCACATGAAGTGACCTCATAAATGCCCTGCATACCTGCTGCTCACAACACAAACAGAATCACAGAAACAACCGGGTATAACATTGGGTATGGCAAACCAACAAAgacattaaaatatacagtatgggcaTCTATGAGAAGGAAGAAGTTAAGACTGATCATCTCTCTTACTTTCCCTGTCTCCTGATATACGGAAGCTAAACAACTCATGCTCTATCCATGCCTcatcaaaaataaaactttgaatATTATGGGTTATTTTGTAGAGACATATAATAATTGTTCATTGTATTAGAAAAACCTGCCCATTCAAACAATTTAATATAATGCAGATACAAAATGATAGTGTTAATTAAAATTCACATCACACACCAGAATTTGTCTATATTATGATCTTCTTGTTTTTTGGACCATGGTGTGGTTTTAAAAAGGGGTGATTAGAATATTTTAGAAGTTGCTGACCTTCTGAGATTTTTTAGCAAactatttctgttttaaattacTATTTTATGTGAATTATAAACCAATAACTTAAACCTATAGAATAACCTATACTCGACTAATAAGCAAAACTTTTCTATTCTTCAATTAGCATCAAGGGGCACTCAGAAATGCtaaaatgtttatgtaacatgAGACTGTCCTACGATGTTTACTTATTATAACATGCAGGAGATGAAACAAGGCTGCATCAGGAGCAAATCAAAACTCTGCATTAAACGTTATCGACTAAAAACCCAGATATcagttatttctttataaatatcagAATTTCTGCATCAGTAaatattaagtgattttttgatgaCTTCGATCGGCAGCCAATCGTTCTGActgttaaagtgatttattaattttaggatTTCGGGAAATATCTGTTACCTGCCGATTAACAAGAAAACTCTGAAAATATTCTGAATGTGAAAACATTACAGCTGGGAATCTTAGGTAGACTGTCTATTtgatttttaatagatttttgagCACTGCAACATTCCCAATCTATTCAATAACAATAACACTAATGCTAATGTTTACAGTCTGGTTTGTTTTAAGCcgctctatatacagtatattattttatttattaattttattttttacagatctTAAGGCAAATAAACATTGAAATTATGTGTTAATTGTGTCTTTCTTGTCACTTCTGTTTTACTTTCCAGTCCAGGAAATTTAATTTTAGGAAACCTAAATTAATttctaaaatgtgaaataattcTGAGCTGAAAACTAAACCATCAatttaaataactgaataaaaaattaaaaaaaatatattcaattgcataattaaatctaaaaaacatATGACTTTAAGACTTCTTTAACAggtttagaatttatttatgCTTCTTAAGAAAACCTTATTAACTCAATAAACTCAGCGGACCCGTATGCCTTATTCTTTTAACTCTTTCTATTCAGGGttattcataaaaaatgtatattgaaGGTTCAGGGTTTAGGAATTCAGTACTTGACTACAGAAAGAGAGATTACCATGCATGTGTTTATCAACCTGGCAACCGAATAACCACTTCCCCACTGTCAGGGGAACCATGTTTGCAGTCAGTGAAGTGGCAGGAAATAGACTGAGGACATCAGTACGATGACCTTGGTTGAGAAGAGTTTGGCCATAGAAGTGGATGGAGTGAAGATCTATGGTGTTACCGATACCAAAAAGGTGCCAAGACACAGGGCTTCCAAGACACATTTCCAGTATCGGTAGGTTCCCATAAACAAAGCCATTTATTGCTGGGTggagaagagaaaaaatatagagaaGTAAAATTGTGGAACTGGTAATGAAGACATTATCTATTGACTACATGTGACCCAGTATGTGAAAACCCTGCTAAAGTAGTTGGTGATTCtacatattatatacaatatatttatgtGTATAACACAATACATTCTGTTACGGCATTAATTTATTATGTCTTGACCAAATCCTAAATCTATACAATTGCAAAATACCCCAAACCCCCTTAAAAAATGATACAATTCAGTATAATGTGATACAAAATGCCTTGTATGCctgaaacaaaccaaaaaagcCTTACAGTGTAGCTGATTTGAAGTCTGAAAATCTTCCTCCCCTCTGAGCTTAAGGGCTTCAGAGCTGTACTTCTTAATATTTTCTTCAAGATACCAACTAAGATTTTCATCCACTGCACTGAACATCAAGAAAAACTCACGAGGCATGCCAGGTTTTGGACGTCCAGATGGGTCTAGAGATCCTATGATGAATATACACACAACCTATGCTTTTATTTCACCTTATCATAAATACACTTTTATCATGAAAGTGATATAAAAAAGTGATATCACGTTATCTTAAATACACaattataattacataattacttaaaatgtaaatattatcaCAGACAGATTTCTTTATATTGACATGAAGTAGAGTTAGTGATACATCCCATAGGGTGAttatagggctgcaacaactaatcgataaaatcgataattatcgataatgaaattcgttgtcaacgaatgctgTTATCGATTATTTGGGCTGCGCACGTTACTGAGAAGCGCGAccccaagatgcacaaatacacacagccgctcgcgcaatggaggttacagaagcgccggcaggaaaaagcgcgcgccccgagtcctccaaggtatgggagtgatttacattaaacgcctctaagaagacggtaacctgcacgctatgcaagaccgagctttcacggcacgtcatgcacgaacacttaaaaaaaaaaacgtgttggtgttacggatagcgaaacgtcagcagggtcggtaaaaactgtatctcttcatcgtgtagaagttgtatagtttaagtgcttttagtttaaactgtttgttaacttcgggacagtcgcgctagatctgttcacgtgctactcgctagcattgcgcaatcacctcatgagcaatagtgattagttaaatggctctactttagattagcttaatttacacggtgtgaataacagtagaatattacatttagtgattgttgagattttcagcgaatgcaaataacagtatgtttgtgactattagctttttgcatttctacagttttttttatagtccactacaaagttaacttgtaatttactgtggttttacttatgc is a genomic window containing:
- the LOC128514343 gene encoding ferroxidase HEPHL1-like produces the protein MIHSWTFCCSVLAVFALSESTTRTYYIGIREDFWNYSPSDRNQIKDIDITHDLHASKYLVQGQTRIGSVYKKALYKEYTDDTFTTEVTKPNWLGFLGPVIRAEVGDEIVVHLKNFATRPYSIHPHGVLYKKDSEGAWYPDGTSGRNKSDDAVAPGEAHTYTWNVTEEVAPEESDPSCLTSMYHSHVNSPKDIAAGLIGVLLICKKGSLDPSGRPKPGMPREFFLMFSAVDENLSWYLEENIKKYSSEALKLRGEEDFQTSNQLHSINGFVYGNLPILEMCLGSPVSWHLFGIGNTIDLHSIHFYGQTLLNQGHRTDVLSLFPATSLTANMVPLTVGKWLFGCQVDKHMHAGMQGIYEVTSCDKAAPTAPSGHVRHYYIAAEETYWHYAPSGINRLTNKPLTEPDSDSEEFFSTKEGRLGGNYTKVRYIGYHDGTFTSKIDQSGSEHHLGILGPVIRGEPGDVIEVTFRNKAHYNFSMQPHGVSYDKPYEGVLYQDGSQKPGASVAPGQTFVYRWRVTEGPSDSDPPCLSYLYYSGTDPVKDTNSGLVGPLQVCKKGVLDESGRQHIGSEVQKEFFLLFTVMDENKSWYLGNNIKEFGNDESDRESKVFQESNKMPSVNGFMYGNLPNLDLCEGDHVVWHLMGLGSMDLHGVYFQGNTFQLDNTTRDTLSLFPHSSVTISMKPDNDGAFELSCLTTSNYRGGMRQLYTVKPCKANPDSKVTTFHPDVYFYLAAEEVEWDYAPNRTWELEKFNKTADESYGSLYLTKSENRIGSKYKKVVYHRYKDETFTTLDAIGPNEEHLGILGPILRVQVGEKVQVVFKNKATRPFSVHAHGVKTSKAQPVDPGHITRYNWIISSGPGPTEPKCATYVYYSSVDFTKDLASGLVGPLVVCRKGTLNESRQRKDVDKEFALLFMIFDENESWYLGDNIKKYLNKDPETFSESEGFLESNMMHGINGKLYANLPGLTMQQGDRTQWYLMALGSDEDMHTVHFHDQSFIYKTDHAHRADVYGLFPGTFKTVELRAGTPGTWLLHCHVADHIDAGMETTYTINAVNSKAWTNDILFVQWLCRILLAITPIFWLQ